In Brachyhypopomus gauderio isolate BG-103 chromosome 11, BGAUD_0.2, whole genome shotgun sequence, a single genomic region encodes these proteins:
- the taf7 gene encoding transcription initiation factor TFIID subunit 7 isoform X2: MTSKTKVGKVGTKNKDDAPHELESQFVLRLPQEYASTVRRIAQSGSMNLKDRLTIELHADGRHGIVRVDRVPLACKLVDLPCILETLKTVDKKTFYKTADVCQMLVCSLDGDLYPPLEEPTGTADSKSKKKDKDKDKKFVWNHGITCPLKNTRKRRFRKTAKKKYIESPDVEKEVKRLLSTDSEAVSVRWEVIAEDESKEADNNLSLSNLDSSPGASGHKGHGSSAPRDELREIFNDISSSSEDEEDEVDRHDDEDLNIMDTEDDMVGRLNDKLNESDGGRDESDRNSQIVSEYQVQINAIKAKLQETRARKKHQDDLIMKVENQALKNGIKIHGLTSCS; encoded by the exons TTGGAAAAGTTGGTACCAAAAACAAGGATGATGCACCGCACGAGTTGGAGAGTCAGTTCGTTCTACGGCTTCCTCAG GAGTACGCGTCCACAGTGAGACGGATTGCCCAATCTGGGAGCATGAATCTTAAAGACAGACTCACTATAGAGTTGCATG CTGATGGCCGTCATGGGATTGTAAGAGTGGACCGTGTCCCTTTAGCTTGTAAATTGGTGGATTTGCCCTGCATCCTGGAGACATTAAAAACTGTTGACAAGAAGACCTTTTACAAGACTGCTGATGTCTGTCAG ATGCTGGTGTGTTCTCTCGATGGAGATCTATACCCCCCTCTAGAGGAGCCTACCGGCACTGCAGACTCCAAAAGCAAGAAAAAGGACAAGGACAAAGATAAGAAGTTCGTGTGGAACCATGGCA TCACCTGCCCTTTGAAGAacacgaggaagaggaggttcaGAAAGACGGCGAAGAAGAAg TACATTGAGTCCCCTGACGTGGAGAAGGAGGTGAAGAGACTCCTGAGCACAGATTCCGAGGCTGTCAGCGTCC GATGGGAGGTTATTGCTGAGGATGAGTCCAAAGAAGCAGATAATAATTTATCTCTTTCCAATCTGGACTCCTCACCTGGAGCCTCTGGACACAAGGGTCATGGCTCctcag CGCCGCGAGACGAGCTGCGTGAGATCTTCAACGACATTAGCAGCagcagtgaggatgaggaggacgaGGTGGACCGCCACGACGACGAAGACCTCAACATCATGGACACGGAGGACGACATGGTCGGTCGGCTCAACGACAAGCTGAACGAGTCTGACGGCGGGAGGGATGAGAGCGACCGGAACAGCCAAATCG TGTCTGAGTACCAGGTGCAGATCAACGCCATCAAGGCCAAGCTGCAGGAGACCCGCGCCCGCAAGAAGCATCAGGACGACCTGATCATGAAGGTGGAGAACCAGGCCCTAAAG AACGGCATAAAAATTCACGGCCTGACCAGCTGTTCCTAA
- the taf7 gene encoding transcription initiation factor TFIID subunit 7 isoform X1: protein MTSKTKVGKVGTKNKDDAPHELESQFVLRLPQEYASTVRRIAQSGSMNLKDRLTIELHADGRHGIVRVDRVPLACKLVDLPCILETLKTVDKKTFYKTADVCQMLVCSLDGDLYPPLEEPTGTADSKSKKKDKDKDKKFVWNHGITCPLKNTRKRRFRKTAKKKYIESPDVEKEVKRLLSTDSEAVSVRWEVIAEDESKEADNNLSLSNLDSSPGASGHKGHGSSAPRDELREIFNDISSSSEDEEDEVDRHDDEDLNIMDTEDDMVGRLNDKLNESDGGRDESDRNSQIVSEYQVQINAIKAKLQETRARKKHQDDLIMKVENQALKTRFQALLNDIIHQEEREMEQLASLQEQLDSLIEK from the exons TTGGAAAAGTTGGTACCAAAAACAAGGATGATGCACCGCACGAGTTGGAGAGTCAGTTCGTTCTACGGCTTCCTCAG GAGTACGCGTCCACAGTGAGACGGATTGCCCAATCTGGGAGCATGAATCTTAAAGACAGACTCACTATAGAGTTGCATG CTGATGGCCGTCATGGGATTGTAAGAGTGGACCGTGTCCCTTTAGCTTGTAAATTGGTGGATTTGCCCTGCATCCTGGAGACATTAAAAACTGTTGACAAGAAGACCTTTTACAAGACTGCTGATGTCTGTCAG ATGCTGGTGTGTTCTCTCGATGGAGATCTATACCCCCCTCTAGAGGAGCCTACCGGCACTGCAGACTCCAAAAGCAAGAAAAAGGACAAGGACAAAGATAAGAAGTTCGTGTGGAACCATGGCA TCACCTGCCCTTTGAAGAacacgaggaagaggaggttcaGAAAGACGGCGAAGAAGAAg TACATTGAGTCCCCTGACGTGGAGAAGGAGGTGAAGAGACTCCTGAGCACAGATTCCGAGGCTGTCAGCGTCC GATGGGAGGTTATTGCTGAGGATGAGTCCAAAGAAGCAGATAATAATTTATCTCTTTCCAATCTGGACTCCTCACCTGGAGCCTCTGGACACAAGGGTCATGGCTCctcag CGCCGCGAGACGAGCTGCGTGAGATCTTCAACGACATTAGCAGCagcagtgaggatgaggaggacgaGGTGGACCGCCACGACGACGAAGACCTCAACATCATGGACACGGAGGACGACATGGTCGGTCGGCTCAACGACAAGCTGAACGAGTCTGACGGCGGGAGGGATGAGAGCGACCGGAACAGCCAAATCG TGTCTGAGTACCAGGTGCAGATCAACGCCATCAAGGCCAAGCTGCAGGAGACCCGCGCCCGCAAGAAGCATCAGGACGACCTGATCATGAAGGTGGAGAACCAGGCCCTAAAG ACTCGCTTTCAGGCACTGCTGAATGACATCATTCATCAGGAGGAGCGGGAGATGGAGCAG CTGGCCTCTCTGCAAGAGCAGCTGGACTCGTTGATCGAGAaatga
- the LOC143527613 gene encoding LOW QUALITY PROTEIN: aryl-hydrocarbon-interacting protein-like 1 (The sequence of the model RefSeq protein was modified relative to this genomic sequence to represent the inferred CDS: deleted 1 base in 1 codon), with product MEERHLLKHPGVKKKILHGGPGPLPCFPSGTKLVFHFQTLLDNFERTVIEDSRKNKRPTEIFVGKMFKMEVWEVLLTSMRLGEVAEFWCDAAHTGLYPIVAKGIRLAAQGKDPLEGQKHTCGMGNVFTYHSTGFPDLDELMREPQPLIFIMELISVGGPLSYERESWLMEKDEKMQAVPSLHLQGNALVRQDRHAEAAEKYREAVVLVRTVQSREMPGDQDYINLSKLVIPLVLNYCQCKLELGEFYEVIEHTSELIDKHKDCVKAYYKRAKAHAAVWSTGEARRDFLTVAHLDGSLARLVQKELRKLSEKMREKHWEDRERYRNILKDEEKTAGREEAAENEGEGVEARTEDPTENSQSPRREAKSPAAGEEGRRDVLQTASVTEALITILICENERTNVNLVYNLFACEIPGRPLSTVRASGRVAD from the exons ATGGAGGAACGCCATCTCCTTAAGCATCCTGGGGTAAAGAAGAAGATCCTACATGGAGGACCAGGCCCTCTGCCTTGCTTTCCAAGTGGAACTAAG TTGGTTTTCCACTTCCAGACCCTCCTGGACAACTTTGAGAGGACGGTGATTGAAGACAGCCGCAAAAACAAACGCCCTACAGAAATTTTTGTGGGGAAAATGTTCAagatggaggtgtgggaggtgttgCTAACCTCCATGAGGCTTGGTGAGGTGGCAGAGTTCTGGTGCGATGCCGCT cACACAGGCCTCTATCCAATAGTGGCTAAAGGGATACGGCTAGCTGCCCAGGGGAAGGACCCGCTGGAAGGCCAGAAGCACACGTGTGGGATGGGGAACGTGTTCACCTACCATTCCACAGGCTTCCCTGACCTGGATGAGCTGATGAGGGAGCCACAACCTCTAATCTTCATCATGGAGCTAATCTCA GTGGGCGGGCCCCTGTCCTACGAGCGCGAGTCCTGGCTGATGGAGAAGGACGAGAAGATGCAGGCGGTGCCTTCGCTTCACCTGCAAGGAAACGCGCTAGTGCGGCAGGACCGCCACGCAGAGGCCGCCGAGAAGTACAGGGAGGCTGTGGTGCTGGTCCGCACGGTGCAGTCGCGG gagatgCCAGGAGACCAGGACTACATTAACCTGAGCAAGCTCGTTATACCTCTGGTCCTCAACTACTGCCAGTGTAAGCTGGAATTGGGGGAATTCTACGAGGTTATAGAGCACACCTCCGAGCTGATAGACAAGCACAAAG ACTGCGTGAAGGCGTACTACAAGCGCGCCAAAGCGCACGCGGCCGTGTGGAGC ACGGGGGAGGCCAGGCGCGACTTCCTGACGGTGGCCCACCTGGACGGCTCGCTGGCCAGACTGGTGCAGAAGGAGCTGCGGAAGCTCTCGGAGAAGATGAGGGAGAAACACtgggaggacagggagaggTACCGGAATATTCTCAAAGACGAAGAGAAGACGGCGGGGAGGGAGGAGGCCGCGGAGAACGAGGGGGAAGGAGTAGAAGCGAGAACTGAGGATCCAACGGAGAACTCCCAGAGTCCTCGGCGGGAGGCGAAGAGCCCGGCAGCAGGAGAGGAGGGGCGGAGGGACGTCCTGCAGACAGCGTCTGTGACCGAGG CTCTCATTACTATCCTCATTTGTGAAAACGAGCGCACCAATGTAAATCTCGTGTATAATTTGTTTGCCTGTGAGATCCCAGGCCGGCCTTTAAGCACGGTGCGGGCGTCTGGCCGTGTGGCTGACTGA